In the genome of Papaver somniferum cultivar HN1 unplaced genomic scaffold, ASM357369v1 unplaced-scaffold_998, whole genome shotgun sequence, one region contains:
- the LOC113346553 gene encoding probable acylpyruvase FAHD1, mitochondrial, whose product MATAASAYMKLLSMGTKIVAVGRNYAAHAKELGNAVPKEPVLFMKPTSSYLQNGGTIEIPYPLESLDHEVELGVVIGRKARDVSEAAAMDYVGGYALALDMTAREIQSNAKASGLPWTVAKGQDTFTPISSVLPKSMVPNPDDLELWLKVDGESRQKGSTKDMIFKIPFLVSYISSIMTLLEGDVILTGTPQGVGPVKAGQKITAGITDLMDIYFDVEKRRRQVGG is encoded by the exons ATGGCAACTGCTGCATCTGCGTATATGAAGCTTCTTTCAATGGGTACTAAAATTGTTGCTGTTGGTAGAAATTATGCTGCTCATGCTAAAGAACTCGGCAACGCCGTCCCTAAG GAACCGGTGTTGTTTATGAAACCAACATCATCATATTTGCAAAATGGAGGAACAATTGAAATTCCATATCCTCTAGAATCACTTGATCATGAAGTGGAATTAGGGGTTGTTATTGGACGGAAAGCGAGAGATGTTTCTGAAGCAGCTGCTATGGATTATGTTGGAG GTTATGCGCTTGCCTTGGATATGACAGCGAGGGAGATACAATCTAATGCTAAG GCTTCAGGCCTTCCGTGGACAGTGGCTAAAGGGCAAGACACATTCACTCCAATTAGTTCAGTT TTGCCCAAATCAATGGTTCCAAACCCGGACGACTTGGAGCTATGGTTGAAG GTAGATGGAGAATCCAGACAGAAAGGGTCAACCAAAGATATGATCTTTAAGATTCCTTTTCTCGTTAGTTACATAAGCTCTATCATGACACTTCTAGAGGGAGATGTCATACTAACAG GCACTCCACAAGGTGTAGGGCCTGTGAAAGCAGGGCAAAAGATAACAGCTGGTATAACAGATCTCATGGATATTTACTTCGATGTAGAGAAACGTAGAAGACAAGTAGGTGGTTGA